A window of Pirellula sp. SH-Sr6A contains these coding sequences:
- a CDS encoding DUF2617 family protein, producing the protein MLSIRPTIAEHALYVYGRSIHPELFQIYKTKHIQRSNYSARIDITGDGHVITFVCGHLVISEVLCSCQQLLPQRRRIISSPLRSKFYQEVDRNAVIRYTTECERESVSPDMFWMVQTQLQRSECDQELLQTFDSSGRIAYGAVSYLHVEERENQMLVQAFHTFPDDHTILKAVSTFQAL; encoded by the coding sequence GTGCTTTCGATCCGACCGACTATCGCAGAACACGCACTGTATGTTTACGGACGATCGATCCACCCAGAGCTTTTTCAGATCTACAAAACGAAACACATCCAACGCTCGAACTACTCTGCTCGAATCGATATCACAGGTGACGGACATGTGATCACCTTTGTCTGCGGGCATCTGGTGATCTCCGAAGTCCTCTGCTCCTGCCAGCAGCTCCTGCCTCAACGACGTCGTATCATCTCCTCTCCGCTTCGGTCGAAGTTCTACCAAGAAGTCGATCGAAACGCCGTCATTCGTTACACCACGGAATGCGAACGGGAATCGGTGTCGCCCGATATGTTTTGGATGGTACAAACCCAATTGCAGCGATCCGAGTGCGACCAAGAGCTTCTTCAAACCTTCGATTCCAGCGGTCGCATCGCCTACGGCGCGGTCAGCTATCTCCATGTCGAAGAACGCGAAAACCAAATGCTCGTTCAAGCCTTCCACACCTTCCCGGACGATCATACGATCTTGAAGGCCGTCTCGACCTTCCAAGCCCTCTAG